The genomic interval AGTGACGGCTATGGCATGTAAATGACCAGCATCGATGGCTTTTTGGATATTTTCAAAGAAAATTACTTTATTAAGGAGTTCTCCCAGTGGGCGGTTGTCTAATAGGGAAACTGGATCTCCTGATTTAAAACCAAAGAAACTATTAAGAAGAAATGTGCTCGACCAACCGATTAAGCCACGTAAATCAGTACGAAAGATCTGATCACAACTGAAATTTTGCCAAATGCGTTCAAGATGTCGAATACCGCGCTTATAATGACTGGCATAGCTGGCAAGTGCTACGGAATTGATTGCACCAGCACTGGTTCCACTAATGACATCAAAAGGGTTTTGTGAATCATTGGGTAATAAGCGGGCAATGGCTTTTAATACGCCAACTTGATAGGCCGCGCGAGCGCCACCGCCAGAAAGCACAAGACCAGTTTTTGTGGGGTTAGGCGTCCGTGTCATAAAACTCTGTGTTCAAACAAGCATCTAGCGTCAGTATAGTTCATAATACACTGCATTTTACGGGCTAAGAGTAGTTATCACATGTTTACAGGTATCGTACAAACTAAGCAAGCGATCGCTCACATAGAGAAACAAACTGGCTTATGGCAGCTACAAGTTGATTTGCCTGAAAAGATGCTGCCTGGATTGGAACTTGGCGCCAGTATCGCTATTAACGGGGCTTGTCTAACTGTATGCAAGATTGAAGGTGTAAGAGTTAGCTTTGATGTAATGATGGCCACGCTTGAGCAAACCAATCTTTCTGATTTACAGCAAGGCAGTATCGTCAATCTAGAGCGCGCAGCGCGCTTCGGTGATGATATCGGTGGCCATCAATTAAGTGGTCATGTTCACGATACTGTATCTATTGTTGAAATCGAAACGCCAGAAAACAATCGCATCATCTGGTTTGAGCTAAAGGATAGCCATCGACCTTACATATTCGATAAAGGCTACATAGGTTTGAACGGATGTAGTCTGACTATCGCTAAAGTCGAACAGACCCGATTCTGTGTTTATCTTATTCCTGAAACGCTATCGATAACCACATTTGGTGAGCTAGAAGTGGGTGCCCACGTTAATCTGGAAATTGATAGTCAAACCCAAGCACTGGTAGACACGGTTGAGCGCCTACTTCAGCACCGAGGTCTTATTCAGTAATTTGTTGTGAGCGGGCTTAGTTAAGGCTCTTGAGGTATTGTGCGATGTCTCTGGACTCATACATCCAATGTACATCGCCATTGTCTTGCTCTATTCGTAGGCAAGGGACCATGCTGCGACCACCGCCAGAGATAAGATCTTGGCGGTTTTGGGGATTAGTCAGGGTGTTTCTCATCTCTACCTCTAGCTGAGTTTTGTTCAATACAGACAAAACCATTTGGCAGAATGGGCACTGGTCATAATAATAAAGCGCCAGCTTAGGCATAACGTCACCTCTGAATTAAAGTCTTTTTAGGATGTAATCCTTTCATGTTAGATCAGATTATACTGTTTTTTATTGCCATCGTGGCCAATATCTTCTCTGCCTTTGCTGGAGGCGGAGCGGGTTTAATTCAACTGCCTATCTTGATTTTTCTTGGTTTGCCCTTCGCTATTGCTCTTGCTACCCACAAAGTGGCCACAGTCGCTTTAGGATTAGGTGCTACCATTCGCAATATTAAAGAAGGCCACACTAGCTGGCGCTTTAATTTAATCATGTTGGCAGCAGGTATTCCGGGTGTTGTATTGGGCGCTTATGCCATTATTGGTATTGATGATCGTCTCGCTGAAATATTATTGGGCGCGCTAACCTTAAGTTTGAGTATTTACAGTATTGTTAAACCCAATCTTGGTTTGGTGCCAGAGCATCGCAATCAAACTGGCTGGGGATTGCTGATTGGATGCATTGGCTTATTTGCCATTGGATTTACTAACGGCGCTTTATCAGCCGGTACCGGATTATTTGCCACCATGTGGTTGGTGAAATGGTTTGGCTTAAATTATAAACATGCAGTGGGCCATACCTTGATTAGTGTGGGTTTATTCTGGAATTTTAGCGGTGCCTTGACGATGGGGTTATTAGCACAGATTCAATGGGACTGGTTACCAGCCTTGGTGCTGGGCTCGTCAATCGGTGGCTACATAGGTGCGCACTATGCGATCAAAATGGGTTCATCGTGGATCAAGCGAGTCTATGAAGTGGTAACACTGGTAGTGGGAATAAAGCTTATCATCGGAGCCTAATTCTGATAATTTTTTTTGTCTGTGATAAAGTGCGCCTCGAATTCATATGAGCCTAACTAGTTAGTAGTTGGGCAGTTTTATAGGTCTATCATGAAATTTGAGACTCCAGCGCAAAAAGTGAGCTACTTGATCGGTCGTCAAGTGGGTGATCAATTAAAAGGTTCACAATTCCCAGGCTTTGAACTAGATGGCGTAGTGAAAGGTATTCAGGATTCGATGGCGGGCGAAGCTATGCCGTTTAGCCAAGAAGAAATCCAAGAGGCGTATCAAGTGATTCAAGCTGAGCTTGAAAAGATGCAAGCAGAAGCTGCAGAACAAGCCAAAGCAGTCGGTGACGAATTCCTAGCCGAAAACGCCAAAAAAGAAGGTGTTCAAGTAACGGACTCTGGTCTTCAGTATGAAGTAATTAGTGAAGGTTCAGGCGCGACGCCAAGTAAAGAAAATACAGTGCGTGTACATTATCACGGTACCTTCATCGATGGTCGTATGTTTGATAGTTCAGTTGAGCGTGGTGAGCCAGCTGAATTCCCTGTAGGTGGAGTAATCGCAGGCTGGACAGAAGCCCTTCAACTGATGAAAGAAGGCGACAAATGGCGTCTAACCGTACCAAGTGAATTAGCTTATGGTGCGCAGGGTAGCCAAGGCGCTATTCCTCCACACAGTGTTTTAGTATTTGAAGTAGAACTTCTAAACGTACTGTAAGCATTGATTGAAAAAGGGCCCATCGGGCCCTTTTTTGTTTCAGCTTGCTTGGGCTAGCTCAGTGCTGTGCTGGGTATTTCGATAAACGGCCGGTGAAACTCCGACCCATTTTTTAAATGCATGGCGGAAGTTCGCCACATCGCTAAAGCCTAACTTGTCTGCAATTTCTTCCGTCGTATATTGACTGTCCGTCAGATAATATTTCGCCCGTTCACTTCGAAAATCATCCAATAGCTTTTGATAGCTGGTTCCCATGTTAGCTAACTGTCGGCGGAGAGTACGACCACTCATATTGAAAGCGCTAGCAAGCATTGGGAAGTTCGGGAAATCACCCATGGAGGTGATTAGTATTTGTTCAATCTCTTCAATGACTTTCTCGCCGCGAACGCAGGGTTTCATCTGACTGATATTCATCATTGTCACCACTTTATTGTTATTGATTTATCCGGACGTCGATAATTTTACCGATCACAAGAGTAACTCTAAGTGGCTGTTCGTGAAGTCCCCAGTTTTTCCGTTTCGCAATACCAAAAAGTACTATGCAAAAACTAAAAATCTTTTAAAAACAAATGGTTATGTAGATTATTTTGGTGCTGACGAATTATTGAAATTTCACTATTTGCGTGGTTCGATTGCGTCAATGTGCCGTTTTTGTCTGCTGTTGACGATATTGTGAGGGAGATAATCCAGTCAGTTCTTTAAAGGCTCGATTAAATGAACTCAGAGTTCGATAACCCACATCGAGAGAAATATTCAAGATTGCCGTATCAGGTTCTTGCTGAAGGCGCATGCAGGCCTCTTCAATCCGTAGGCGATTGATGTAATCGTTAAAGTTTCGATACCCTAGGGTTTGATTAATCAATGCTCGCGTCTTGTATTCAGGGAGTCCTAGGCTGTCCGCTAGTTGCTTAAGTGTGAGGTGTTCTGTTCTATAAAACCCAGACTCCATAAGAGTATGAAGTGACTTAACCTCATTACTCTCAGAGATATCTATGCGTTCAGGGCTGGCTTTGACAGAACTTTCATCTTGTAAGTCGCCATGAACATGTCCGAAGAGAACGCCTTTGCGGCCATGCAATAGAAAGAAAGAGCAAACTAATGAAATAACACAGACACTTAAGTAAGGAAGCCAAACTCCTACCCAGCCGGTATTCATGGGGACAATCACAAATAATACGCTAAGTCCGACACCCACCATCACAGCGCTTCGCAATTGCCGACTGGACTCCACTAAATCATCGGACCAATTTGTTATCACTGTCCACAGCCCCATAATGATTAACAGGTATTCACAGTAGGAGGGTAACACCCATGCAAGAAAGACCCACTCTGTATAGAGCTGGTTGCTAATACCAATATGGTTGGCGATAGCGGGGGGAATAAAACTGTATAGTGCGATGGCACCAGCAAGGCTGAATATTTTTGGACGATAAGCAAAAGCCAATTGGCACAATAACCAAAATAACGCAGGCACCATGGTATAAATGTCGCGAGCAATCTTTGATAACCATTCGGGAAGCATTGGTTGCAACAGGAACATTGCACCTGTGAATAATACAGCCACGAAGGCCTTGCCCACGTTAAGATGGCCAAAATCCCTGCAAATGATCATGCCCAAGATGCAAAGGCAGCCCAATGCAAAGCCAGCGAAAAACAGCAAGTGACAACCTATTTATTATTATTTAAACGAGTGCCAATCATAAGTGATTGGCACGATTGGCTCAACGCTTGGTATTGAAGCGTGGTGTTACCAATGAAGCGATTACAAATACAAGCAACCAGCTTAAGCTTCCGCCTCCTGAACTACCAATGACGGTTATCGTATCGTCACTAGCACGTTTGCTTTGTAAAAAGACAAGATAGTTGCTGCCTTCAATAAACTGGATCGTTAAGGTTTCAGCATCAGGGTGACTGAAGCGTAAGCTTTCTAACTCACCAAGCGCATTATTGAAGCTGTAGTCGAATGAAGATTTATTATCGGAAACTTCGTTCACGGTTGCAGAGACCTCAGATCCGTCGCTCAGAATCAGGGTTAATTCAGGGATATCAGTCGCGAAATTCAAGCTACCGGTTGCTTCAATATGGCCGCGGATACTGAGCAGAGTGCCGCCAGTTTGCAGCAGTACCGTTTGCTGCAAGACACTAGATTGCAAATCAATTGATTGCGTTTGGTAACCACTGGCACTGATGCTTGCTGAATAATCAGTGCTATCGTCCGGTAGCGTCACGGTGATAGAACCACTGTCATTGCTTTGATACACAGACTCTATATTGAAAGAGGTAAGGGCGGATGTTTCCAGTGTGAGTGTTGCATCTGTAATCGCATTACCTTGATCATTGTTGATCTGTATAGAGTGAGGTCGGCTAGGGAACATGGTGGCATTGATGTTGAGTCCACTGTCCACCTGAATATTGACAGGTGTAATTGATGACAAGGTTCCCACATCTAAATGGACACTGGTGGCGTTGTTCGTATCGGCGTCGTTTTGAATGGTTACGTCCGAAATTACAGCACCATTGATGTCTTTGAAACTCAATGCTTGTTCACTTGATACTAAGTTGAATACGTCGTTGGCTGCAGCTCCTATGACCGTGAGCGTTTGAGTGTTCGTTCCCTCTAACAAAGAAGAAGCGCTCAAGCTTATTACTGGATCACGCTCTAGATAGATATCGTAGCTGGCACCAGACGATTTATTGGTAAGCGTTAACGTATAGGTTCCCGCAAATTGTCCCGAACTGGGTAAGCCGATTTGCAGTAAGGAAGGACTTACGCCGAGAAGCGAGTTTAGATTCATGCCATTCAGTGACAGAGCATAGTTGTAGTTGTTGTTCAGGTTGCTGATATCAATGCTGACATTTGTGCTCGCCATGCTACCCGTATCATTTGGGTTCAATTGTACGCCGTTTACGGTAATACTTGGGTTATCTTCTATGGTGATAGCGAAGCTAACATTGGCTGTGCCACTGTTGCCATCGTCAGCAATCACTTCTACGGTTTGTGCACTAGCACTGCTGCTATTGGCCGTAATGTCGAGTGTGTTTGAGGTTATGTTACAGCTGAGAGCAGCGCCGCATTGGTTAATACTAAAACTAAGAGTATCGTCCTCCACATCGCTTGCGTAGTTCGTTAACGTTATGCTGAGTGTATTTCCTACAACGATGGATTGATCACTAATGTTTGACCAAGTGGGATCATCGTTAACTGGGTTAATAGTGAGGTTGAAGTTGTCGCTAGCTGAACCGCCTTGTCCGTCGGTGACTGTGATCGTTACCGAATTGGTATTAGCGTAATAATTTTGTGCTGGCGTTAATGTTAATCCCGTGCCGTCATCGTTGATGTCACAAGTGACATTGCTCGGACAACTAGTGATGCTATAAGTCAATGTATCACCATCGACATCGCTGCCCCAGCCACTGGCGTCTAAGCCTGTAATTGCAACATCTTCGTTCGTTGTTTGATCCACTGCTGTGATCGTAGGCGCGGTGTTGTTAATCGAGACGCTCCAACCGATGTCCTGTAATAGGAATTTTGCTAAACCTAAACTCAAGGTTCCTTCGGTGTATTGCGGCTCCATTAATTCATTAGGACTAACCGCTGTATCAAAGTGGCTTACGCTAGAACCGCCTTCTACTGGGTTGGGCGCATACATCTGAATAAGATCGCCAGACGTAAACGTGCCTGAGCCATCTTTGTCGGCAAAACCTGTGCTGGTATACGCAACGGCATTGGTGTTCACGTTGGTGCCATCCCACAGTAGCCGATTGCCGCTAATGGCTGATGCTGCGCGATCCGCATCGCTTTGACTAGGATCCATCCAAGAGCGTCCAGTTACATCATCGAATAAATACACGCTGTAAATATCATCAAAAGATGCGTTGGCTTTAGCTCCAGTACTTTTATTCACCAGGCTTGCAAAGCCAAAACCGTGGGTCATTTCATGCAAGAGAACCGTGACGAAACCGATATAATTGCTTGGCGGGGCGTCAAACCCATAATACCAACCATTACTATTTTCTAGGCAGTTTGTTGTCCCAATGTTGCTATTGAACTGCGCTGTGATGTCACTGATGCTGGGGTCTTGGTCGCTGCCAAGTATGGCATTCATCAAACCAATGGGATAAAACGTATTGTCTCTTAGCCCGCCAGGAGCGGGGGAACCATAGCCAGAGTTGGAAGTGGCTCCTGCGCTGCCAAGGGTAGCTTGGTTAGTACTACAGGTAAGGCCAGCGAA from Bermanella marisrubri carries:
- a CDS encoding helix-turn-helix domain-containing protein yields the protein MAVLFTGAMFLLQPMLPEWLSKIARDIYTMVPALFWLLCQLAFAYRPKIFSLAGAIALYSFIPPAIANHIGISNQLYTEWVFLAWVLPSYCEYLLIIMGLWTVITNWSDDLVESSRQLRSAVMVGVGLSVLFVIVPMNTGWVGVWLPYLSVCVISLVCSFFLLHGRKGVLFGHVHGDLQDESSVKASPERIDISESNEVKSLHTLMESGFYRTEHLTLKQLADSLGLPEYKTRALINQTLGYRNFNDYINRLRIEEACMRLQQEPDTAILNISLDVGYRTLSSFNRAFKELTGLSPSQYRQQQTKTAH
- a CDS encoding glutaredoxin family protein gives rise to the protein MPKLALYYYDQCPFCQMVLSVLNKTQLEVEMRNTLTNPQNRQDLISGGGRSMVPCLRIEQDNGDVHWMYESRDIAQYLKSLN
- a CDS encoding Ig-like domain-containing protein, coding for MSRLILLVGFLVTILPNSVSAAVCPSSSSAESTGANNGTSCTVSGTASTIKLNFISGFTDNTIVSAEGGNNGTTVGAQRKLSFIKAAEIVAAEIESNVVVEVDAQFAGLTCSTNQATLGSAGATSNSGYGSPAPGGLRDNTFYPIGLMNAILGSDQDPSISDITAQFNSNIGTTNCLENSNGWYYGFDAPPSNYIGFVTVLLHEMTHGFGFASLVNKSTGAKANASFDDIYSVYLFDDVTGRSWMDPSQSDADRAASAISGNRLLWDGTNVNTNAVAYTSTGFADKDGSGTFTSGDLIQMYAPNPVEGGSSVSHFDTAVSPNELMEPQYTEGTLSLGLAKFLLQDIGWSVSINNTAPTITAVDQTTNEDVAITGLDASGWGSDVDGDTLTYSITSCPSNVTCDINDDGTGLTLTPAQNYYANTNSVTITVTDGQGGSASDNFNLTINPVNDDPTWSNISDQSIVVGNTLSITLTNYASDVEDDTLSFSINQCGAALSCNITSNTLDITANSSSASAQTVEVIADDGNSGTANVSFAITIEDNPSITVNGVQLNPNDTGSMASTNVSIDISNLNNNYNYALSLNGMNLNSLLGVSPSLLQIGLPSSGQFAGTYTLTLTNKSSGASYDIYLERDPVISLSASSLLEGTNTQTLTVIGAAANDVFNLVSSEQALSFKDINGAVISDVTIQNDADTNNATSVHLDVGTLSSITPVNIQVDSGLNINATMFPSRPHSIQINNDQGNAITDATLTLETSALTSFNIESVYQSNDSGSITVTLPDDSTDYSASISASGYQTQSIDLQSSVLQQTVLLQTGGTLLSIRGHIEATGSLNFATDIPELTLILSDGSEVSATVNEVSDNKSSFDYSFNNALGELESLRFSHPDAETLTIQFIEGSNYLVFLQSKRASDDTITVIGSSGGGSLSWLLVFVIASLVTPRFNTKR
- a CDS encoding FKBP-type peptidyl-prolyl cis-trans isomerase, whose protein sequence is MKFETPAQKVSYLIGRQVGDQLKGSQFPGFELDGVVKGIQDSMAGEAMPFSQEEIQEAYQVIQAELEKMQAEAAEQAKAVGDEFLAENAKKEGVQVTDSGLQYEVISEGSGATPSKENTVRVHYHGTFIDGRMFDSSVERGEPAEFPVGGVIAGWTEALQLMKEGDKWRLTVPSELAYGAQGSQGAIPPHSVLVFEVELLNVL
- a CDS encoding helix-turn-helix domain-containing protein; translation: MMNISQMKPCVRGEKVIEEIEQILITSMGDFPNFPMLASAFNMSGRTLRRQLANMGTSYQKLLDDFRSERAKYYLTDSQYTTEEIADKLGFSDVANFRHAFKKWVGVSPAVYRNTQHSTELAQAS
- a CDS encoding riboflavin synthase, encoding MFTGIVQTKQAIAHIEKQTGLWQLQVDLPEKMLPGLELGASIAINGACLTVCKIEGVRVSFDVMMATLEQTNLSDLQQGSIVNLERAARFGDDIGGHQLSGHVHDTVSIVEIETPENNRIIWFELKDSHRPYIFDKGYIGLNGCSLTIAKVEQTRFCVYLIPETLSITTFGELEVGAHVNLEIDSQTQALVDTVERLLQHRGLIQ
- a CDS encoding sulfite exporter TauE/SafE family protein — protein: MLDQIILFFIAIVANIFSAFAGGGAGLIQLPILIFLGLPFAIALATHKVATVALGLGATIRNIKEGHTSWRFNLIMLAAGIPGVVLGAYAIIGIDDRLAEILLGALTLSLSIYSIVKPNLGLVPEHRNQTGWGLLIGCIGLFAIGFTNGALSAGTGLFATMWLVKWFGLNYKHAVGHTLISVGLFWNFSGALTMGLLAQIQWDWLPALVLGSSIGGYIGAHYAIKMGSSWIKRVYEVVTLVVGIKLIIGA